The proteins below come from a single Oceaniferula flava genomic window:
- a CDS encoding ABC-three component system middle component 6 produces MIVGKDTHPERKVYYWGALVLEVLSSSKEDHLNSFAVYENLKSNHDISAELFLLTLDWLYLVGAIDGEKGRIQKCF; encoded by the coding sequence ATGATTGTAGGAAAAGACACACATCCAGAAAGGAAAGTTTATTACTGGGGTGCGCTGGTTCTCGAAGTGCTATCTTCAAGCAAAGAGGATCATCTAAACAGTTTTGCAGTATATGAGAATTTGAAATCAAACCATGATATTTCAGCCGAGCTATTCTTGCTGACTTTAGATTGGCTCTACCTTGTTGGTGCGATCGATGGTGAAAAAGGGCGTATTCAAAAATGTTTCTAA
- a CDS encoding ABC-three component system protein, which translates to MTEKARQYRPSHVRRLDTLSRNECAAPDCGKTLIARDGETIVSKICHIEAASEKGPRFNPEMNVDERRHYNNLILLCDECHGIIDNLENEPDYPVELLREWKKEHESKGFTALNAKKSLLLVAINAIASSSLEDVEDVEETEPSVFDIEGKIAYNSVVRNRPLIDEYKIFYTKIASLYGELEKQGSFKKERLLRNIRRLYLKVRGRYVSVGDDSMEAVQKNADSIIEDIEEELIASCSSENNLYDEDVAFGVSIIMVDAFMRCKILEEPHLSS; encoded by the coding sequence ATGACAGAAAAGGCCAGACAATACAGGCCGTCGCACGTCCGACGGCTAGATACCCTTTCTAGAAATGAATGCGCAGCTCCAGACTGTGGAAAAACCCTGATTGCGCGTGATGGGGAAACCATAGTCAGTAAAATATGCCACATTGAAGCTGCCAGTGAAAAAGGGCCTAGGTTCAATCCGGAAATGAATGTCGATGAAAGGAGGCATTACAACAACCTAATACTGCTGTGTGATGAGTGTCATGGTATCATCGACAACTTAGAAAATGAGCCTGATTACCCGGTGGAGTTGTTACGCGAATGGAAAAAGGAGCACGAGTCGAAAGGCTTTACTGCCCTGAATGCAAAAAAATCGCTTTTATTAGTAGCAATAAACGCCATCGCGTCATCATCGCTGGAAGATGTCGAGGATGTCGAGGAAACAGAACCTTCGGTTTTTGATATAGAGGGCAAGATAGCATACAATTCTGTTGTTAGGAATAGGCCCCTGATTGATGAGTATAAGATATTCTACACCAAAATCGCTTCATTATATGGAGAACTGGAAAAGCAAGGCAGCTTCAAAAAAGAACGTCTGCTGAGGAACATTAGGCGGCTGTATTTGAAAGTCAGAGGCAGATATGTTTCAGTAGGGGACGATTCCATGGAGGCAGTCCAAAAGAATGCGGATAGCATTATTGAAGACATCGAAGAAGAGTTGATTGCATCCTGCTCCTCTGAGAACAATCTGTATGATGAGGATGTGGCCTTTGGGGTGTCCATTATCATGGTGGATGCGTTTATGAGATGTAAAATTTTGGAAGAACCTCACTTGTCATCATGA